A single window of Kitasatospora sp. HUAS MG31 DNA harbors:
- a CDS encoding MinD/ParA family protein: MSSDRDGVYVGDNAAEDDDDWSDEPDYAPPSWYTQSTAGPGQSPAPAQQPAVQQPPVQPAPVQQPVQPPVQQAPPAPVPPVAPQAPEPVAPPAPVQPEAPVAEAVPPAPVPPVVPVAGSPAPVAPAPEPPVAPVAEQPAPVPQQPAPVAEPPAPVQVQAVAEPPVQQAPPAPVPPVPAPEQQGPVPPQQQAPQPWPQPEQLVPGPGPVPPQQQGPGPQQGQPYPPQAPGPQQGWPQQPPQQQQPVADPRQGGWPQPQQQQAPQPQPQYPHLQQGVPQAPAAFQQAGPQQTAHGAALGYTAAVELSSDRLLRGQPKAQRQTPRFQFGGKGAQADRARKLDLIRQPVVSCYRIAVISLKGGVGKTTTTTSLGATLASERQDRVVAIDANPDAGTLGRRIKRQTGATIRDLVTAIPHMRNYMDIRQFTSQDPHSGLEIVANDVDPAVSTTFDDSDYRKVIEVLGQHYPIILTDSGTGLLYSAMRGVLDLADQLIVVATPSVDGASSASTTLDWLSAHGYADLVQRSITVVSGVRETSKMIKVEDIVAHFQTRCRGVVVVPFDESLAAGAEVNLAMMRPKVRDAYFELAALVGEDIMRTQQAAMGGWQGQQPGYPQQQAQPPQQGWQQQQQQPYPQQGGYPQQGGYPQQQGYPGQPAQGQPWAPPPGQGQAPPPGWPQQLPGQQQPPQGQQPGYGYPPPQDGQQQPPPAYGYPQQG, encoded by the coding sequence GTGAGCAGCGATCGGGACGGCGTCTACGTCGGCGACAACGCGGCGGAGGACGACGACGACTGGTCGGACGAGCCTGACTACGCGCCCCCGTCCTGGTACACCCAGAGCACCGCCGGACCGGGTCAGTCGCCCGCGCCGGCGCAGCAGCCGGCCGTCCAGCAGCCGCCGGTCCAGCCGGCGCCCGTTCAGCAGCCGGTCCAGCCGCCGGTGCAGCAGGCGCCGCCAGCGCCGGTGCCGCCGGTCGCTCCGCAGGCCCCCGAGCCGGTCGCTCCGCCGGCTCCGGTCCAGCCGGAGGCCCCGGTGGCGGAGGCCGTCCCGCCCGCGCCCGTGCCCCCGGTCGTCCCCGTCGCCGGGTCCCCGGCCCCGGTGGCGCCGGCTCCCGAGCCGCCGGTGGCTCCCGTCGCCGAGCAGCCGGCCCCCGTCCCGCAGCAGCCCGCGCCGGTGGCCGAGCCGCCGGCTCCGGTGCAGGTCCAGGCCGTGGCCGAGCCGCCGGTGCAGCAGGCTCCGCCGGCTCCGGTGCCGCCGGTGCCCGCGCCGGAGCAGCAGGGCCCGGTGCCGCCGCAGCAGCAGGCGCCGCAGCCGTGGCCGCAGCCCGAGCAGCTGGTGCCGGGTCCCGGTCCGGTGCCGCCGCAGCAGCAGGGTCCGGGTCCGCAGCAGGGTCAGCCGTACCCGCCGCAGGCCCCGGGCCCGCAGCAGGGCTGGCCCCAGCAGCCGCCGCAGCAGCAGCAGCCGGTGGCCGACCCCCGGCAGGGCGGGTGGCCGCAGCCCCAGCAGCAGCAGGCGCCGCAGCCCCAGCCGCAGTACCCGCACCTGCAGCAGGGTGTGCCGCAGGCGCCGGCGGCGTTCCAGCAGGCCGGGCCGCAGCAGACCGCGCACGGTGCGGCGCTGGGCTACACGGCCGCCGTGGAGCTGTCCTCGGACCGCCTGCTGCGCGGCCAGCCGAAGGCGCAGCGGCAGACGCCGCGGTTCCAGTTCGGCGGCAAGGGCGCGCAGGCGGACCGGGCGCGCAAGCTGGACCTGATCCGGCAGCCGGTGGTGAGCTGCTACCGGATCGCGGTGATCAGCCTCAAGGGCGGTGTCGGCAAGACCACGACCACCACCTCGCTCGGTGCCACGCTGGCCTCCGAGCGTCAGGACCGCGTGGTCGCGATCGACGCCAACCCGGACGCGGGCACCCTGGGCCGCCGGATCAAGCGTCAGACCGGCGCGACCATCCGCGACCTGGTGACGGCGATCCCGCACATGCGCAACTACATGGACATCCGCCAGTTCACCTCGCAGGACCCGCACTCGGGCCTGGAGATCGTCGCCAACGACGTGGACCCGGCGGTCTCCACCACCTTCGACGACTCGGACTACCGCAAGGTCATCGAGGTGCTCGGGCAGCACTACCCGATCATCCTCACCGACTCGGGCACCGGTCTGCTGTACAGCGCGATGCGCGGGGTGCTCGACCTGGCGGACCAGCTGATCGTCGTGGCGACCCCGAGCGTGGACGGTGCGAGCAGCGCCTCCACCACGCTGGACTGGCTGTCCGCGCACGGGTACGCGGACCTGGTGCAGCGCAGCATCACGGTGGTCTCGGGGGTTCGCGAGACCAGCAAGATGATCAAGGTGGAGGACATCGTCGCGCACTTCCAGACCCGCTGCCGCGGGGTCGTGGTGGTGCCGTTCGACGAGAGCCTGGCGGCCGGCGCCGAGGTCAACCTGGCGATGATGCGGCCCAAGGTCCGGGACGCGTACTTCGAGCTGGCCGCGCTGGTCGGCGAGGACATCATGCGGACCCAGCAGGCCGCCATGGGCGGCTGGCAGGGCCAGCAGCCGGGGTACCCGCAGCAGCAGGCGCAGCCGCCGCAGCAGGGCTGGCAGCAGCAACAGCAGCAGCCGTACCCGCAGCAGGGCGGCTACCCCCAGCAGGGTGGCTACCCGCAGCAGCAGGGCTACCCGGGTCAGCCGGCCCAGGGCCAGCCGTGGGCGCCGCCGCCGGGGCAGGGCCAGGCCCCGCCGCCCGGCTGGCCGCAGCAGCTGCCCGGGCAGCAGCAGCCGCCGCAGGGCCAGCAGCCGGGGTACGGGTACCCGCCGCCGCAGGACGGCCAGCAGCAGCCCCCGCCGGCCTACGGTTACCCGCAGCAGGGCTGA
- a CDS encoding bifunctional riboflavin kinase/FAD synthetase: MQRWRGLEEIPGDWGRSVVTIGSFDGVHRGHQLIINRVVERARELGAMSVVVTFDPHPSEVVRPGSHPPLLAPQPRRAELIEALGVDAVLVLPFTLEFSKESPEFFVRTVLVEALRARVVVEGPNFRFGHKAAGDVALLTELGRADDFTVEVVDLQVRGAAGDGEPFSSSLCRRLVAAGDMAGVSEILGRPHRVEGEVVRGAQRGRELGYPTANVDTVPHSAIPADGVYAGWLTANGERMPAAISVGTNPTFDGTARTVEAYAIDRVGLDLYGQHVAVDFLAYLRGMEKFDSIEALLDRMADDVKQARELTDAA; this comes from the coding sequence GTGCAGCGCTGGCGTGGCCTGGAGGAGATCCCCGGGGACTGGGGGCGCAGCGTCGTCACCATCGGATCGTTCGACGGTGTGCACCGCGGCCACCAGCTGATCATCAACCGGGTGGTGGAACGCGCCCGCGAGCTGGGCGCCATGTCGGTGGTGGTCACCTTCGACCCGCACCCCAGCGAGGTCGTCCGGCCGGGCAGCCACCCGCCGCTGCTCGCCCCGCAGCCGAGGAGAGCCGAGCTGATCGAGGCGCTCGGCGTGGACGCGGTGCTGGTGCTGCCGTTCACCCTCGAGTTCTCCAAGGAGTCGCCGGAGTTCTTCGTCCGCACCGTGCTGGTGGAGGCGCTGCGCGCCCGCGTCGTGGTGGAGGGCCCCAACTTCCGCTTCGGCCACAAGGCCGCCGGCGACGTCGCCCTGCTCACCGAGCTCGGCCGGGCGGACGACTTCACCGTCGAGGTGGTCGACCTCCAGGTGCGCGGCGCGGCCGGGGACGGCGAGCCGTTCTCCTCCAGCCTCTGCCGCCGGCTGGTCGCCGCCGGGGACATGGCCGGCGTGTCGGAGATCCTCGGCCGGCCGCACCGGGTCGAGGGCGAGGTGGTCCGCGGGGCCCAGCGCGGCCGCGAACTCGGGTACCCCACCGCCAACGTGGACACCGTCCCGCACAGCGCGATCCCGGCCGACGGCGTGTACGCGGGCTGGCTCACCGCCAACGGCGAGCGGATGCCGGCCGCCATCTCGGTCGGCACCAACCCCACCTTCGACGGCACCGCGCGCACCGTGGAGGCCTACGCGATCGACCGGGTCGGCCTCGACCTGTACGGGCAGCACGTCGCCGTGGACTTCCTGGCCTACCTGCGCGGCATGGAGAAGTTCGACTCCATCGAGGCGCTGCTCGACCGGATGGCCGACGACGTCAAGCAGGCCCGGGAGCTGACCGACGCCGCCTGA
- a CDS encoding IS5 family transposase — protein sequence MTERRRYPSDLKDDQWQLIEPMLLRWRAARAEGREPITELREVVNAILYVARTGIAWRYLPHDFPPHTTVYGYFKEWERDGTTEQIHDTLRDQLRAKKSRRILPTAAIIDAQSVKASPNAPADSQGFDGGKKVKGRKRHIATDTLGLLLVLIVTAAGVQDSAGGKQVLDVLADRWPSVTKAWVDAGYNHAVVRHGAAMGIDVEVVARDKEQKGFVVQPIRWRVEQTFGIMARYRRLHRDYEELPDRSRSMIQWAMVNSMTTRLTASPDRTGQYLRPKPPAAA from the coding sequence GTGACGGAACGACGCCGGTACCCCTCGGACCTGAAGGACGATCAGTGGCAGCTCATCGAGCCGATGCTGCTGAGATGGCGGGCGGCGCGAGCCGAGGGTCGTGAGCCGATCACCGAGCTGCGCGAGGTGGTCAACGCGATCCTCTACGTCGCCCGGACCGGCATCGCCTGGCGATACCTGCCGCACGACTTCCCGCCCCACACCACCGTCTACGGCTATTTCAAGGAGTGGGAACGCGACGGGACCACCGAGCAGATCCACGACACGCTCCGTGACCAACTCCGGGCGAAGAAGAGTCGCCGGATCCTGCCGACCGCGGCGATCATCGACGCCCAGTCGGTGAAGGCCTCGCCCAACGCTCCCGCCGACTCCCAGGGTTTCGACGGTGGCAAGAAGGTCAAGGGTCGTAAGCGGCACATCGCCACCGACACCCTTGGCCTGCTCCTGGTGCTGATCGTCACCGCCGCTGGCGTCCAGGACTCTGCCGGCGGGAAGCAAGTCCTCGACGTCCTCGCGGACCGGTGGCCGAGCGTGACCAAGGCCTGGGTCGATGCCGGCTACAACCACGCCGTCGTCAGGCACGGCGCCGCAATGGGCATCGATGTCGAGGTCGTCGCCCGGGACAAGGAGCAGAAGGGCTTCGTCGTCCAGCCGATCCGCTGGCGGGTGGAGCAGACGTTCGGGATTATGGCCCGGTACCGGCGGCTCCACCGTGACTACGAGGAGCTGCCGGACCGGTCACGCTCGATGATCCAGTGGGCCATGGTCAATTCGATGACCACCCGGCTGACCGCCAGCCCGGACAGAACCGGGCAATACCTCCGCCCGAAACCGCCTGCGGCAGCCTAA